ctcgatggatttcggcgttcttggtgtctatggaaagctctcgccgagtagatgattttcgacacaagacccggtccaatcggtggccggatcggccggatttggccggggaagctgaTACAAGCAGGGGCGTTCGCGCTTTTTCATTGCCGTTAGCGGCCGCTGGTGGCTACGGCACGGCGCTGGGTCAATGGTCAGGTGGCGGTTGGGggcggggaggagagagaaacgagagaaaaAAGGGAGAGGGCCATCGCGCGCgggagggaggagaaaaagagaagaagaccggtccgattcgatcggtccgatccgatcaggttcgattcggccggttcgattcgaaatacaaaattttgaatttttactctgcctcgggatcgaaaacgaggtccaaaaattctgaaaaaatttcataaaactcagaaaaatacgtagactctaaatatattttaagttttgccacgtggtctttaaattaatttttaaaaatcattaaagtttatattttcggaaaatcgaacccgatttttaaaaaccgaaaaatctcaaaaaaattcctaaaatttaaataaaattaaagtatcaaaaatactcataaataataaaatttaaaatcttggggtgttacaattataatcataatttttaattttaattaattatatggaactaaaaaaacattttcattatttttcaatttaattattttatttttaattaattaatgaaaatataaaaataatattttttatactttatttttattatttaatttaatttattataaaaaaataaaaataatattttaatattaaaaatgaaaaaaaaaaataatgacacGTATATCAATTAGGCTAATTTAGTTAAAGAGTTAAATtagatcaaaaattgaaaatatattaaattgaatatccctaaaaaatacaagaagcacagtaAATGAGTTGTATATtgagttaatttaaatttaaattaaatttaaattaaaaataaaaaaaataaattaaattaaattaaaagttaaaattggATTAAATTAAGTATCTCTAAAAAGTAAAAGTGATAAATTGATTGCCTAAAAAAAATGATCTTTTCCAGAGATGACACTGAGTTCTTTAGGTATATTAATCTCTTTCAATACGGCATATTCTCAAATTTCCAATGACTGCACGTTCTTCGATTGAGTTGTTCCCGTTCCGCCTGGGAAGATTAGAATTTGCTGGATACCATTGCATGTTCGTATCTGGACATATCAGTCGACGTTAACACCACATTTGGATAGGTGAAAAATGGAGAGGAAAAAAAATAagtagaaaaaataattttaaaaagatattttctttatttagatAAGAGAAAGAAaatagagaaagaaagaaaaataagttttattttcttttaattattttctctctaaattacagacaaaataagaaattagaaaaaaaacTAGATTTTaacgtaaatttttattttttcttttttattttctactcatctaaacacaataaaaaaaaattaaaaaataaaaaatattttccttcttttattttcctttctctcttaaaATTTATCCAAACATTTCTCTCTTAAAATTTATCCAAACACAACGTAAGAGTTGTATGTTTGCATCTGCATATCAATAGATGTTGAATGGAACCCATTTCAAGCATACATAACCACACTCCATAGCATCTTTTAGTAACACAAGGATACGGGTAAAACAAGGTTGGCTGTTGGTAAGCCAAAGTGCTAGcttaattgataattaaatttgCTCTGTTGATCAGGATTTGATTTCTGAATGCACAATCGAGCACAAGCGCACCCTTTTGATTTGCCTGGTGAAAGTAGCTAGTTTCATTGATGCATGAATTATCAAGATATTGGTGATGATCTaagaacaaaaaaataaaatataagaaaaaaatgcAGAGTTAGCATAGGAATTATACAGTACACCCACCCATACAAATATGCACATAATAAGGATAATTCACATTTTCCATGAGAAAACCAGCACTAAATTTATGTGTTCCGAGTGTACTGTTGGTGTGAAGTAATTTCAATGCGTAACCATAATGCCATTTCAGATGATGCTCTTTCACTATGGATTTGGAATGGGAATCTAGATCTTTTTAACGACTGGACAAATGGTAGACAAAAAAATATTACTCAAACTTCATAGAATAGATACAAACCTCATTATGGATATATAAATTAAATCATCTTACTTGAAATCCAGATGATAGATACGTGTATATACAAATCAAAATCATAATACAATTGGTATACAAAGAGGACACTCCTGATTCATAGCAGGATAATTCACTATTACCAAAATTGGCAGAAAATAAATGGCCTTTAATGTCGGCCACACCAAAGGCATTATTAATCCACCTACAAACCAGAGATCATGAAACTTAAAAGTTGTCAAATCTGACCTGCAAATAAGATCGCAAGAGAGTTCATTCAATAGATAGATAAATATTTAGATGTTGATGAGCAGGGAATTTCAACTGCAATAATAAAGATGGCAGTATATTGCCCAAACATGACAAACGTTATTAGAAAAACAGCTTCCAACAGAGCATAAACTAGCTCTAATCTGCCCCCAGTCCTCTCCCAACTGAACTGGAAGATAGGAGACCTCATTTTTGGTTTGTTACAAATACTTGGTAGTTGGTATCTGATCATGTTCCAAAGAAAACAAATTTGAGTAGAAAATAGTGACAAAAAAATTGTGCCTTGTGCCTCATGATGATCAAGGAAATCAAATGAAGAAACAAACAGGCCACAAAAACAATGTGATGCGAACTTCAAGAACTATGCCTTGAAACCCACCAACATGTTTGGTTTACAATCCCAAGAAAGccaaaatcaagttcaaacacCAAAGAATACCTTCACCTATTAATTATATAGAATTGAAAACTAAGATAATTCAAAGGTAGAATTAAGGATTATTGATCCAAAGTTTATAATCAAACAAGAACTAAGAATATCAAGATTGTTAAACCATACAAGATTAATCACTCAGCCCAAAACACATATCTgaccaaaaataattaaataaaactattCAGACTTgtcctaaattaaaaaaaaaaaaaaagacactaaatttgcataaaaatcaaTTAATTCTGTCCAAATATTTCTTGATCATCACCCACGCAAAATTGGATCAAATTAAGCCACTTCCATATTCTTGTAACCCCAATTTATTGATTGTATTTTCATTTTTAGCTTCTTATGCAACTGCTTCCTTAATCAACTTTTGCATCTTCTTAACTCTAGTCCTTGTAATTGAAACTTCTTGTGCAATTGCATCTTGAATCATCTCACGACCATTTCTAAAATCTTGTTGTTCTTGTTGATTTTCATCACAAAGCCAATAGTTCAACACGATTATCTCATAGCAGGGATAAAAAGCCATGAGGAAAAATATAACAGATCATTCATTTCCAGCATCACAATTAAAAAGACAAAGTTCACACCTTTAGAACTGATTACAGAACTCGACTCTCTATTAATCATCATAAATCACAAATCGGAATCAAGAAATAAATGATTGTTGAGAGCCCAGGTTAAAGAGAAATAAAACCCCGTGGGGAAGTGTCTTGGGGACAAAAATTTTATCATGTGATGATTTTTATATTGTAAGATGAAATCTAGTTACTGTGTTCAGAACAAGTGCCAAGTTTATGCCAGGATGAATTTATTGTCAATTATGTGTGCACCAAATTTGTGAGTTTACCCTCTCCAAGCTTACTAATCCTtaactataaaatatatatacttggcaaaataaagaaaatattatgcACTTTCAGTACCAATTCCGCCTAACTTGGTTTCCTCACACTCCTTGAGAATGAGCAATGGGTCTCAAGTTCAAATCTCCCCATCCACTTTTTAATGATCTTACTCAATACACACTCCAAGCTTAAACTTTCCAAGTAATTAGACTTAGCCTAGTTGACCTTCTCACATTCTTCTTTAAGAAGACGGTTCAAATTTGAATCTTCAACCACTAATATAATATggtaaagttttcatttttttacGGAAAAAGATACAAAAAGGGAGGGCCACCATTGATATGTTGCCTACCATGCTCACGGCCCATTTGGCCATCTTGTAAACTGAAAAGTTACTCACATTTAGAATGCCTTCAATCAAATTCTCCCATTCATATTGAGAACTTGGTAAAATGACATTGCTCGATATCATGCCCATAATTTAACAAGTCAGTCACAAGAAAAAGCATCTAAACTCTACAAACAACAAGAATTAAAGAAAATGGGGGACAAGGGAAGCAATAAATAAAACTACAACAAGTCAACAAAAATACCTATGGATTTCCCAAACTGTACCAGCTATAAAAACCTCCTCCTTGAACCTTCTTTATCTCTATCAATGCAGCCATAAATGATAAAACTTCGTCCACCTTCTCATCTGTGTCATCATGAAATCACAGTTCACATCAGCCTAAACGTTTGGTAGGGGATATTTTCTTGGCCTTCCCCTCTTCTTTGGTGGAAACCCCGTGGCACACCCTCCTGAAACATGCACACCTCCACCACCCCTTGCTATCCCTGTCCTCGCAGGTGCTACACCTACACTCACATTACCATTTTTATCATTCACTTGCTGCACCGTGGCAAACACCGGCGACCTATCTGCCGTGGAGGTGCCACCATTTTTTTCACCAACTTGCTGCTCCGGGGAGAAAATCGACGGCATCCAATTTGGAAATCCTGACCCCGATCCCGATCCCAACCTCGACCCATTGTTTTTCCCTCCACTCTCTGAACTGCCAAACATAAAACCCAAAGGAAAAAACCCCCAGCAGCAGTAGTACGCGTCCTTCCCCTGCACCAACGGCGGCAACGACGATATCAACGCCGCGTGAAACGCCCTCTCGCAATTCTGGCACCTCAAACAGCAATCCTGATAAACCCGAGGATACTCGTATAAAATATAACAGTACGGACAAGCAGTCCAAAACGACGATAGCTTCACCTTCCGACTCCGATGCTCTGAGCTATTAATCGCGTTAGTTTTAACACTCTCGCCTGCGTGTTTCTTAGCTGCCGGCCGCTGGCTCTTTCTAACCGGCAATTTCCCCGAATTCGACAAATCAACCCTCGAAAACACGCTCAATTCGTTGTCGTATAACAACTTTTTACCGGAATCCGATAAGACAGCCCAAGCGTCCGCGACGAGCTTAAACGCTTGATCTGCAAGGGGGAACTTGTTCTTGTCTGGGTGGAGGAGCAATGCAAGCCGGCGATACTGCTTCTTTAAAAGCTCCTGGTCGTCGGAGCGGCGGTCGATTTGCAAGATAGCGTACCAATCGTGGTGGTTGTTAATGCGTTTTTCGGCGGACAATAGAACGTCAGCCACGGCCAAGATCTGATCTGAGCCTTCAAGGAGAGGCTCCGTTTCTTGGGCCAAGACGGCGAAGTCTCTTGTGCCGTTAAAATCACGAGACTGGAGGAGCTTCTCGGCGATTCCGAGGAGGCGTTCTGCTTCAGCTCTGTTggaattttcgttcattttgtttTCAGATGGGTTTGATTTTGGAAACGAGGAATAATGGTACGGCAAGAAGAAGCCATGGGTTGGGTTGGGTTGGGCTGGGTGATTCTTACTGGCTGGCGGCTGCACGCTTTTTCTTTTTAGCTGGACTTAATTGGGTTTGGTTTTTTTTTGTGAAATGGCCTCTAGAATTAGGTGGTGGACGCTGTTGCTTgagggtattttggttattttacttttaatgtaatttatttttaatattaattggtTTTAGtacaaaattaatgaagattattaTCGTTTTTATAGTTCTTAATAGTTTATTTCTATGCTTGGATGCGATTAAGTgtttaagttaatttttaatcCATTTAATATTTATCTATTTTTTAGATATTAAATATTAAAGGCTAAGTTAACAGAATTTAATAGATGCTAAtaagatatttttatttttttatgtttattttttatataaataggaaatattttcttaattaaagatAGAGTacataatagaaatataaattaatatattatatttttttatataaaattaattactcatataaaaataatataaaaaatttaaaattttaatattgttgATAAGTTGCgcactttattttttaattttataattttttttaattataaaaatataaattatattatttaagaatcaaaatattaataacaaaaatatattaaaattttcattaaataaataaaacactatTAATAAGAACCTATCAAATGATTTATCCACTCTAATTCTATtaacaattatatatttaatgaaatatgtcATGTTgttgttatttatttatattttcactATATTTGGAGGTAGGCTATattttacacacacacacacacacacatatatatatatatatatatatatataatctaattaTATTATACAATAATATTATGaccaatgataaaaaaaaattatttatacataaaaaataagtttaatatttattattaaaatatataatagatATTCATATACTTACATTTGAgtctttttattaattttctatcg
This is a stretch of genomic DNA from Hevea brasiliensis isolate MT/VB/25A 57/8 chromosome 12, ASM3005281v1, whole genome shotgun sequence. It encodes these proteins:
- the LOC110637374 gene encoding uncharacterized protein LOC110637374 — protein: MNENSNRAEAERLLGIAEKLLQSRDFNGTRDFAVLAQETEPLLEGSDQILAVADVLLSAEKRINNHHDWYAILQIDRRSDDQELLKKQYRRLALLLHPDKNKFPLADQAFKLVADAWAVLSDSGKKLLYDNELSVFSRVDLSNSGKLPVRKSQRPAAKKHAGESVKTNAINSSEHRSRKVKLSSFWTACPYCYILYEYPRVYQDCCLRCQNCERAFHAALISSLPPLVQGKDAYYCCWGFFPLGFMFGSSESGGKNNGSRLGSGSGSGFPNWMPSIFSPEQQVGEKNGGTSTADRSPVFATVQQVNDKNGNVSVGVAPARTGIARGGGGVHVSGGCATGFPPKKRGRPRKYPLPNV